The window acgaaaataaaataaaactatcaagaagtaacataagctataatttatttttttaaatgaaaattgcaTTAATGTACCCCAAAGTGGCAAAATTTTCCTTGTAATATCAATTATTCGAGCACTGAGAAaagtattcataatatataaaaatgatgtGCTACATACTTTAAGTTATCATCATGTCCTACAGAAAAATTCCCTGAGAAATAAAGCCCAAAAAAGGTGGTTAATATGACATTACGTTCCGACCTTTCATACACGCGGTTTAAACCACGGTATACAGCTAGTTTATGATATatcaaataatacaataaagtatttattttactttgttgtATTGAATGGAGAAAAACTGTTAAGATAAACAGAAACGAACCTTCCTAATCCAATACAAGAAgaagttaattaaatattaaatgaaaaaaagaaaggTAATAAGATAAAACAAGCAATCCATagcttttttcaaaataaatttgtagaacgtgttcttgataattataattaaaacgttaaaaaactaaaatgtaccTTAAGTCCACATTAATAGACTCTATAGTCGTTAATATGAGGAAAGACTCCATTACCTCCTGAAGGTAAAGTGGCAATAATAAGTTGGCCTGCTTCGTTGCTTAACGTCCGTGTTGATGTATGGCGAAACTAGAACTATATAGCGTTGCGGGAGCCTAAGTTAGCTGGTCTTGGAAGTATTCAGTGGGAGTATTATCCTGGGAGCATTTGTTTTATGACAATGTCATgcacaatttatttttgtcatctattaaaaatatctgGTAAATGTAGCTCTTTGTAGATTAGAAATGTGGGGATTAAAAACAACATTGTCAGCATATAGagaacaaaaattaattatatttattttgtaatgtagAGCAGCAGAACATATTTTTTCCTAgtgggcttcggccgttgcAGGCCACCTATTAATTGTAACCTAATGAATCTGAAGCAAAGTATTTTTGTCCTCATGTACGTTTGGCAGTCGTATTTGGATAGATCTGAATAAGattgacctccctggcgcaagggggagcgctgtgattttaggtgggaggttccaggttcgattcctggcagggcaattattttaattttctctggtctgaaggcttcagccgtggctaaaTACCACAAGTTTGGTACTTGTACCAAAGTATTTCCTATTAACTTCGGAAGGAGACTGAATACTGCTTTTAACTGTATCCATGTTTACAACGAATTACCCACCGACACCATTCGTTAAGAACACAAGGCAAGTCAAAAATACATAGTTTAAGATATGTCCATTAAGCATTCtgagatattatatatatattcaatgtaTCGCGCGaacaggaataaataaatattgagccTGTAAAATGGGAGTTTCCTGCatgtattacatttttatttagttgagTTTCATGGTTTTATCTATGgcaaacacaaaataatttatttgacgTGTTGAAATTCGAAAGCATTCATGAATTTGTGAATATAATTGAATGGCACCTTTCAATTCAATTAGAACCCAATTCAGGACATCGGAATAATTCAAAGTTGTATACTAGTTTTCcgacaataaatttaatataaagcttctttttttaaactccaGAGCATTCTCAgataattatgaatttatatttaactagctgttgcccgcgacttcgtctgcgtttgattttgtttttaaagtattcagtatcgttaagccttaaatgagtaaagtagtatatatatgtataacatgtgactgtcaattaattaaagacaaataatttgcaataaaataaaattgcggctataattaaagatctaagctatcctatctcttaagttggagcagactgctcacggtgtgccaatttaatttaaaatcggttaagtagtttaggagtccatcgcggacaaacatcgtgacaggagatttatatatattaagattattatctTCTTCTTTACACTAGCCAagggattttaatgcagtttcagcaatagatagattTAAGAGGAAATATACGTAGTATTCATGTGCATCATAGTAGAGAAAACTAAAGAAATATGGAGACTTGTAATGTGCTGTCGTAACAATCGCTGGCTAAACCTTACGAGATAGAGTAAATATGTACTACGGAAGTGTATCTTAAAAACATCGATAAAAAATCCACGGTggtataaatttatcttctaaGTTCCTGTGGGGTTTTATATTTACCTACTAGTTTCTGCcctcgacttcgtctgcgtggacttcggaattgggtctaaagcgtCGCTAgctaacaattttcaattttcccgtggcaactacttaaggaatcgggataaaaggaaTCCTATGTACTTTTATATGTCAAAAGCTAcatgcatgcaaaatttcatttaaatccgttagccgtttttgcgtgattgagtaacaaacatacacactttcacatttataatattactagctgtcccggtgaacttcgtaccgcggatttttttattttttttgatgaatgttatattctaaaccggactaagagaaatccaaaaaaataaatatcataaaaattggtccggCCGGTTTTGTgttaaatggtgtaactaacacaactttcttttatatatatagataaatgattaggtttataagtatatatattacgtatactAAAGGATATCTTTAtgttattatcatatcaaccaataaccggcccactactggactgggatctcctcccacaaagtaaaattatttgcaaGATAAgctgcgggcagacagctttgaaatttggtatgcatgtcacctatgctatggaaaaggacatttaGCTTCCATAGCGATCagtcaaatagttcccgtggtaacaTTAAAAGTTATTAACGAGCGAAACGTTAGACCCAAGTCTGAAGTCCAAGCAGACTAAGTAGCCGACTAgtaatcattatattattaatcactcCAAACTGCCCCACATAAGTATCTACATTGTAAGTAGATACAAGTATCCACCCGGCTTTGCGTGGGGCAAAGCCGGGTGGATCgctggtaaaatataataattaccttATTCGGCCGCTAGAaatgttgaatgaatgaatacacttttattgtacacaacataaacataacaaattaaaagtaaaaatgtaacaaaaggtatacaatttggcggccttatcgctacatagcgatctcttccaggcaaccaaaggcgttaaaaacagctcaataagagaggtaggtggtgcatttaactgtactgtgttgcaaataaacatgcataaacctatataaacaaatataatatgtacatataacaaacttacaataaaatatatagaagaAATGTTCAAGACTTATAAGAAGGAACgcattaaaaacaacaaaaattcacgtagatttaataaatactacCTTTTAAAAGTTGGTTGGAAACGATCATTCAAGGAAAACACATTCCAGGCCTGCGGCGGCGTCGCCTTCGAGTTCAAAAGGCCCTTTTTTAATTCGATTGGCTCTATAAAAGTTCATACAAATATACTCTTTCATCGTGCTCGCCAACTCAATTTCAGACCTATTTTCAATAGCATTGAGTGCTATATACAGTAACATGAATATGTGTAGCTCAGGTCTGTCCAGCTGTCCGTGGGATGGAAAGGTCGTATTATGTAAAAGCAATTTTTCAGATGATCCAAGTTTTCATATGAAACCcgcacagaattcagaacatacagagtccgtgtacacgacttatatttaAGCAtaaaaactactccactttagcagtgtttctcaaacaggcgCGGTGGTTActcacttcattcatttagcagtttacagtaattaatttacctctaatattctaaagCTTTAAcataaagtttgtgagctacgTGCAACATTCCATGGGTGTGGAGTGAGACGTGCTCGCGGCGGCGTCTTCTCTGTTTgcagacacaatgcactgcattttgacggccgattagcgcagtgggcagcgaccctgttttctgagccaaggccgtgggttcgattcccacaactggacaatgtatgtgtgatgatcatgagtgtttttcagtgtctggctgtttatctgtatattatattaagtatttatgtgtattatattcataaaaataagcatcagctatcttagtacacataacacaagctacgcttactttggggctagatggcggtgtgtttCGTAGTacatttttagtatatttatttattgtattttttgttagcgtaaaaatattattacttaggATTAAGATATAGGTATATTTCTATCTAGTTCTGTGATATTTAAGCTTTAGTTGTATTTTCGATGTACCTATATGAGCGCCAACTTGCCAAAACTGGATGCCTAGTTTGGCGAGAAATATGTTTATGAAACCATTGAGcatattttatgatataaaatagtaGTTAGAGATAATATTCCGAAGCTCGGAGGTGCATaacaccaatttcctaactcaaaATACTCAGAAAAAAGCTTCgctaaaaacaaataacaatttttttagacCTTGTAGGAATCGAAGGTTGAGATCCGTAGCCATACATGCTAGCCACTGGACCCACCTGGTAGAGGCCTAGTTGAGTAGACAGTGTAAGTTAATCTATATGAAAATATAAGGTTTCCCGAAAGCAAGctgctctgctttcatctcatacaagatagaacaatgattgttaaattgtaaaataatgttagaaaagagcaactgctgagtttcttgccggcttcttctcggtagaatctccTCCGCGACCTAGCTCTAACGGTTTACCAAATTCAGGCAATCTATACTCATCTCCCCGAAATACGGTTATTTTCAATCGCTATTATGAGTTAAAGGATCTTAATcctcacaaaaaaatatttatcttaaattcaaatttggaaTTTTGTTATTCCTTAATATTACTTCTGTTTTCTATATTGACtgaatatagaatagaatagaatagaaaaaactttattgaaacacaacacaataggaaaaaataaggaaaacagtaatagtacttagtgcaaaggcggccttatcactaaaagtgatcttttaaaggcaacctgagagTACGAAGctgataaaaaagtggaaagtgggtggtgTATAAtggatgttacaaaaaataaaataaacttacatcaacATACATACTGCATTTTCATAttaaccgatataaatttatatgtactataatagatattaatgGGGATGTaccatttattataaacttactacTTATTCGACGATGCTTGAAGTACTCCATAAAAGTAATTTCATTATTTGAACaagtatgaatataaaaaaaggtattttagcGAACTCAGTCCAAAGTTCTCGAGAGTTTTAGAGCCCTCGCCCACGGCGACTTTTTGTAGCGATGCTGTCGCGCATTTACTAAACGCACGCCAGCATCACTACTAACGCGTGTTAGTCGCATTTGCAACGCGCTACTGCATCGCGACTGTATCGATGCAAACGCGCGACCGTGTCGGACGACATCGGGGGAAGAACGGAGGGAGGGCGGTGCGTGAATGGAGAACCGAGCATCAGTGCAACACAGACAGGTCGAGAGTGCTGTTGTCCGTCACATGCGTAAAATGGAGTCGTTCGACACTGAATCATTTATTATGGCAATTCAGAACCGTCCTGTAATATGGGACTCGCGTCTTCCTGAGTATTCGAATAAGATTGCAAAAAGAAAGGCATGGGAagagataaatgaaatatttgattcAGAATTTggagaaaaaacaaataaagaaaagaatgcTTGTGGtaagttatttaactttattaaattttatcattataaatgtaGATGAGTGGTGAGAATTAATGAGATATAGATGTTCCAGAATAAGTGAATTAAGTTACGTTTACAGCCCTTTCTAGTTACTTATAGCTATTTTAGgtgaaattatttcaaatttttgaaTCTTGCCACGGTACAGAACCTACACCGGTGAAATAGTCAGTATATATGTTTCGGATTGCAGTACCACTTAGTTCTGATCTTCGTCTtccaattaaaagtaaattatcacTGGCAGGTGGATCTTGGAATCCGACTATACTCAAAGTGTGATCAAACTTGTACCCATCTCGCTTACGTATAAAATTGTGCAATACGCAACACGCTTTAACAATATTCGTAGCAAAATCTACATTAACGTTTATGGGCcggttgaaaattttaaatttgttactcAATATACCAAACGTACATTCAATATAACGCCTTGCGCGCGTCAAACGGTAATTATATATTCTCTTCTTTCGTGGTAAATGTTTACCAGCGTATGGTCTTTGCAAGTGTTGTGATAAAGCAAATCCTTCGTCGCCAATAAACGAAAACGGTATAGGTATTCCATTGTTAGATATAGGTCTTGGTTgaggtaaattataatttccttgtCGTAACTTTTTTACCCATTCGCTGCTGTCATGTATTGTTGAATCTGAGCTCTTTCCATAACATCCGACATCTATATCTATGAAATTGTAATTAGCGTCACATATTGCTAACAAAacgatggaaaaaaaatgtttgtaattgtaatattCTGAGCCGGTATGACAtggttttataattcttatatgtTTTCCATCTATTGCTCCAATTAAGTTAGGAAAATTAGCATGTTTCATAAATCCTTCAGCGGTTTCTAAATGTAATTCTTCTGTTGGCTCTGGCATGGAGATGTCTTTTACTTTTTTCCATATTACTTCCACAGTTTCCTTTACAATCGTACGTGCAGTAGTATGTCCACATTTAAAGTCCAAATGAAGATCTGTGAAATTACATCCAGTTGCTAAGTACctgtaaaaaaaggaaaaaagaaaataaagtaataaaaaatacatacctacaaatatataaatcacgCCTGTAAACCTGTAATCCTTGTCGGGGTAGGCAATTTAAGGgtgatattcattttaactcTCCGAGTCAAGATGATCCGAGCTAAATAGGGATGCCAAGGTCGTAAGGTTCTAGCTCCATTTgcattaatttttcaattgcataacaataataaatttgtatatcttttttCAGCTATTGAACTCcagaaaaaatggaaaagtttaaaagattGCTTTAACAGAGAACggctgaaagaaaaaaattgtcccAGTGGGTCCGGGGCTAAACCCAGAAAACAATATGtttactataaattattgtcatttttacaACCTTTGACCGAAATCAGACCACCAAGTCGACCTACAGTTACTGAGGAAAACGACTCCGAAGGCTGTTTGGAATCTTTTGTTATTCCAAAATCAAAGAAGCTTAAAACAAGTGATGGCGTTGATGATGCACAAAACAAATTATACGAAATTCTAACTGAGAAATTGAACAAAGCCACGCCCGCCATTCAACATCCAGatcaacattttttactttcactttttccacattttaattccataaaagaagaatataaactCGATGCGAaagctgaaatgataaatttgcTTCGCAAATATAACAATATGGCACAAACGTCTGCATACACCAGTCACTATGGATATCAGTCTGGATACCAAAGCTACGACACAACTCCTGCTCGTACAAGCAATGAAAGTAGTGTGTCGCAACTAATAAATAGCTACCACTCGGCGCCAACGCCTGCTGGTGCCAATGTCAATACTGCAGGTAGTTCATTGCaacataatgataatgataatgaatataattacaGTAATGATGATTCTACACAAGATTCTATTATCACAAACCTATATTCGCcgtaaagtaaaaagtaagaaattaaaaccttaattaagtttaagtatgattaatattgaattataataattatttttttaagttgtgattaaaaatgtgcaaaaactattaaaagataattaacataaaatttggtttttCTTACCTTAAAGTTATTGTTAGTCGTTCTTCAGCTGATATACATTGTCTCATCACTGTATTTCTGCGTGTCAACTCTGGTTTTACAATGGAAAGCAATTCACAAAACGTCGAATATGACATTCTATAACAACTTCTGAATTTGAGATCATaggattttagtattttaaacgtTGTTACATGATGTCCACTGAGTAATCTCTCTTTATTAAATG of the Pararge aegeria chromosome 10, ilParAegt1.1, whole genome shotgun sequence genome contains:
- the LOC120626957 gene encoding uncharacterized protein LOC120626957, which produces MENRASVQHRQVESAVVRHMRKMESFDTESFIMAIQNRPVIWDSRLPEYSNKIAKRKAWEEINEIFDSEFGEKTNKEKNACAIELQKKWKSLKDCFNRERLKEKNCPSGSGAKPRKQYVYYKLLSFLQPLTEIRPPSRPTVTEENDSEGCLESFVIPKSKKLKTSDGVDDAQNKLYEILTEKLNKATPAIQHPDQHFLLSLFPHFNSIKEEYKLDAKAEMINLLRKYNNMAQTSAYTSHYGYQSGYQSYDTTPARTSNESSVSQLINSYHSAPTPAGANVNTAGSSLQHNDNDNEYNYSNDDSTQDSIITNLYSP
- the LOC120626955 gene encoding protein ALP1-like — encoded protein: MDSVEATLVTLSLVLLLRKQPKRRQRKQRQYWMHPFNKERLLSGHHVTTFKILKSYDLKFRSCYRMSYSTFCELLSIVKPELTRRNTVMRQCISAEERLTITLRYLATGCNFTDLHLDFKCGHTTARTIVKETVEVIWKKVKDISMPEPTEELHLETAEGFMKHANFPNLIGAIDGKHIRIIKPCHTGSEYYNYKHFFSIVLLAICDANYNFIDIDVGCYGKSSDSTIHDSSEWVKKLRQGNYNLPQPRPISNNGIPIPFSFIGDEGFALSQHLQRPYAGKHLPRKKRIYNYRLTRARRYIECTFGILSNKFKIFNRPINVNVDFATNIVKACCVLHNFIRKRDGYKFDHTLSIVGFQDPPASDNLLLIGRRRSELSGTAIRNIYTDYFTGVGSVPWQDSKI